The following coding sequences lie in one Arachis hypogaea cultivar Tifrunner chromosome 9, arahy.Tifrunner.gnm2.J5K5, whole genome shotgun sequence genomic window:
- the LOC112710563 gene encoding cytochrome c oxidase subunit 5C-2 has translation MSGPRIAHATLKGPSVVKEIIIGITLGLAAGSVWKMHHWNEQRKVRAFYDLLEKGEISVVAEEE, from the coding sequence ATGTCTGGTCCTAGGATTGCTCATGCTACCTTGAAGGGACCGAGTGTTGTGAAGGAGATAATAATCGGAATAACACTTGGATTAGCTGCTGGTAGTGTCTGGAAGATGCATCACTGGAATGAACAGAGAAAAGTCAGGGCCTTTTACGATTTACTGGAAAAAGGTGAGATTAGTGTTGTTGCAGAGGAAGAATGA